One Lacipirellulaceae bacterium DNA window includes the following coding sequences:
- a CDS encoding ATP-binding cassette domain-containing protein translates to MDAIRISDVTKTYGEHTAVSDLSLTVPRGSLYGFIGPNGSGKTTTIRMILRIIQPDCGSH, encoded by the coding sequence TTGGACGCTATTCGCATTAGCGACGTCACCAAGACCTACGGGGAACACACCGCGGTTTCGGATCTTTCGCTGACCGTGCCGCGGGGATCGCTGTACGGATTCATTGGACCCAACGGATCGGGTAAGACGACGACAATCCGGATGATCTTGAGAATCATCCAGCCGGATTGCGGATCACATTAG